A part of Rhodamnia argentea isolate NSW1041297 chromosome 8, ASM2092103v1, whole genome shotgun sequence genomic DNA contains:
- the LOC115728735 gene encoding dof zinc finger protein DOF3.1-like, with translation MQQDPSSLFQPTTRPQFPEQEQLKCPRCDSTNTKFCYYNNYNLSQPRHFCKSCRRYWTKGGALRNIPVGGGTRKATKRASSKSKRHNAGSGSDAGADHPQATGPSQAQNGTAEEPSQSPPSFVGPTLDLDPARIYGLPFDLERRMLDVSGTFSSLLGTSGQFMSILEGPNLNAPGASVVRFGGLGDEAKPANVRAPGSAARDSGATDGPENFMDIQNGDSGCWTGGNGWPDLAIYTPGSSFHR, from the coding sequence ATGCAACAAGACCCGTCATCACTGTTTCAACCCACGACGAGGCCTCAATTCCCAGAGCAAGAACAGCTGAAATGCCCTCGCTGCGACTCCACCAACACCAAGTTCTGCTACTACAACAACTACAACCTCTCTCAGCCGCGCCACTTCTGCAAGAGCTGCCGTCGCTACTGGACCAAAGGCGGCGCCCTCCGCAACATCCCCGTCGGCGGCGGCACCCGGAAGGCCACCAAACGGGCCTCCTCCAAGTCCAAGCGTCACAATGCCGGGTCTGGTTCGGATGCGGGCGCGGACCACCCGCAAGCCACTGGGCCGAGCCAGGCCCAGAATGGGACCGCCGAAGAACCGTCACAATCTCCGCCGAGCTTTGTCGGGCCGACGTTGGATCTGGATCCGGCCCGGATTTACGGCTTGCCATTCGACCTGGAAAGGAGGATGCTTGATGTGTCCGGAACCTTCAGCTCGCTCCTGGGGACGAGCGGGCAGTTCATGAGCATCTTGGAGGGTCCGAATTTAAACGCCCCGGGGGCGAGCGTGGTGCGTTTCGGAGGGCTCGGGGACGAAGCCAAACCTGCCAATGTCCGTGCCCCCGGGTCGGCGGCTCGCGATTCGGGTGCAACGGACGGGCCAGAGAATTTCATGGACATCCAGAACGGGGATTCGGGTTGCTGGACCGGAGGGAACGGATGGCCCGACCTGGCGATCTATACTCCGGGTTCAAGTTTTCAccgatag